In a genomic window of Bombina bombina isolate aBomBom1 chromosome 10, aBomBom1.pri, whole genome shotgun sequence:
- the APOBEC4 gene encoding putative C->U-editing enzyme APOBEC-4 yields the protein MENNFQEFSGYHGTLINPYPYWLCSNQDCPKCPYHIKTGEESRVTYGEFYEAFGFPYGPTVPENKQLIFFELKNVSGAVIQKGHVTNCLRVSLHAESILFELNGYLDSLLYRYETVGYITLYSNYTPCNEYDHYCISKMYDLLMRYPQTRLDIYFSQLYHIEDNISTSIWNGEALKSLAGLWSRVTLNPISNGIWQTILYTFVKGVPSETLYQPILPARATADRYNAHMIQVITGIKPYFVDVPSPMHKPQNINCYQELPKNNINYIPAPQPQNSSNQYAPFFGAGTHFPGAPVFPFQREEVSKPKNIVRHIRMPIDMSEEMKLGTFLPNTRKINEVVITENVIKEKDKDRKKKRKTKKGKS from the coding sequence ATGGAGAATAATTTTCAAGAATTTTCTGGTTACCATGGAACTCTAATTAACCCTTATCCCTACTGGTTGTGCTCCAACCAGGATTGTCCAAAATGTCCCTACCATATAAAAACAGGAGAAGAATCTCGGGTCACTTATGGAGAGTTTTATGAAGCTTTTGGATTTCCATATGGTCCTACAGTACCTGAAAACAAACAACTTATATTTTTTGAGTTAAAGAATGTTTCAGGAGCAGTGATACAGAAAGGGCATGTCACAAACTGTCTTCGCGTGAGTCTTCATGCTGAATCCATTTTATTTGAACTAAACGGTTATCTAGACTCGTTACTCTACAGATATGAAACTGTTGGCTACATCACCCTTTACTCAAACTATACACCTTGCAATGAGTATGATCATTACTGCATCAGCAAAATGTATGATCTTTTGATGAGATATCCACAAACAAGACTAGATATCTATTTTTCTCAGCTGTATCATATTGAGGACAATATTTCTACATCCATTTGGAACGGTGAAGCTTTAAAGAGTCTTGCTGGCCTCTGGTCAAGAGTGACATTAAATCCGATAAGCAATGGAATTTGGCAAACTATTCTTTACACGTTTGTAAAAGGAGTCCCTTCAGAAACTCTGTATCAACCAATCTTGCCAGCCAGGGCGACAGCTGACCGTTACAATGCGCATATGATACAAGTGATTACTGGGATTAAACCATATTTTGTGGATGTTCCTTCACCGATGCATAAACCTCAAAATATTAACTGTTACCAAGAGTTACCCAagaataatataaattatattccaGCCCCACAGCCTCAAAACAGCAGCAATCAGTATGCACCATTTTTTGGAGCAGGAACGCATTTTCCTGGTGCTCCTGTATTTCCTTTCCAGCGGGAAGAGGTGTCTAAACCCAAAAATATTGTCCGGCACATACGAATGCCCATAGATATGAGTGAGGAAATGAAATTAGGCACGTTTTTACCCAATACCAGAAAAATTAATGAGGTCGTTATCACTGAGAACGTTATAAAGGAAAAGGACAAAGATAGGAAGAAAAAGAGGAAGACCAAGAAAGGAAAATCTTAA